A window of the Kosakonia sp. BYX6 genome harbors these coding sequences:
- the pflA gene encoding pyruvate formate lyase 1-activating protein — translation MSVIGRIHSFESCGTVDGPGIRFITFFQGCLMRCLYCHNRDTWDTHGGKEITVKELMQDVVTYRHFMNASGGGVTASGGEAILQAEFVRDWFRACKKEGIHTCLDTNGFVRRYDPVIDELLDVTDLVMLDLKQMNDEIHQNLVGVSNHRTLEFAQYLSKKNINVWIRYVVVPGWSDDDDSAHRLGEFTRDMGNVEKIELLPYHELGKHKWVAMGEEYKLDGIHPPKKETMERVKGILEQYGHKVMY, via the coding sequence ATGTCAGTTATTGGTCGCATTCACTCCTTCGAATCCTGCGGCACGGTCGACGGCCCGGGCATCCGCTTTATTACCTTCTTCCAGGGCTGCCTGATGCGCTGCCTCTACTGTCATAACCGCGATACCTGGGACACGCACGGCGGCAAAGAAATTACCGTTAAAGAACTGATGCAGGATGTTGTCACCTATCGCCACTTTATGAATGCCTCCGGCGGCGGCGTTACCGCTTCCGGTGGCGAGGCGATTTTACAAGCTGAATTCGTCCGCGACTGGTTCCGCGCCTGTAAGAAAGAGGGCATTCATACCTGCCTTGATACCAATGGTTTTGTCCGCCGCTACGATCCGGTGATCGATGAATTGTTGGACGTCACCGATCTGGTGATGCTCGATCTCAAGCAGATGAATGATGAAATCCACCAGAATCTGGTCGGCGTTTCCAACCATCGCACACTGGAATTCGCGCAATACCTGTCGAAGAAAAATATTAACGTGTGGATCCGCTACGTCGTCGTACCCGGCTGGTCTGATGATGACGACTCCGCGCATCGCCTCGGTGAATTTACCCGTGACATGGGTAACGTTGAGAAAATCGAGCTGCTGCCATATCACGAGCTGGGTAAACATAAATGGGTGGCGATGGGTGAAGAGTACAAACTGGATGGTATTCACCCACCGAAGAAAGAGACGATGGAGCGCGTGAAAGGCATTCTGGAGCAGTACGGCCATAAAGTGATGTACTGA
- a CDS encoding MFS transporter, which yields MPILLSIGFLVKSEAGILSSVSLIGSAIGGWSAGLLADRFGRIKIMKLTVVWLTVFTMLTAFCDNFWEFFALRFFQGLGYGGEMIVSGVLISEVIRSSLRGRVASTIQSGYAVGNALSLAVLPLVLAFYPQESAWRILFTIGVIPAIVVWWIRQRTPESAVFLTNKQGESKVKTSTVKVIFGQSYRRITVTATILSTGIFGGAYIMITWLPTYLRMSLGLPVTSMSGYLLVNILGSLMGPFICGYISDKFGRWKTIMLFLVLQACVVSIYMFMAVNLDITLVLGYFLGALQGGLASSTMPAFSELYPTSMRGGGAGFCASFGRGFGSLMPAAVGFLSGWIPLGVAMGALAITSYAIAFIASLTLPDRTGADLNSLSEEHHAGPEKHLQQTE from the coding sequence ATGCCAATCTTGTTATCGATTGGCTTTTTGGTGAAATCAGAAGCGGGAATATTAAGTTCCGTATCACTGATTGGTAGCGCCATCGGCGGCTGGAGCGCAGGCTTGCTGGCCGATCGCTTCGGACGTATCAAAATAATGAAACTCACCGTTGTCTGGCTGACTGTGTTTACCATGCTGACCGCCTTCTGCGATAACTTTTGGGAATTCTTCGCGTTGCGCTTTTTTCAGGGGTTGGGATACGGCGGTGAGATGATCGTCAGCGGCGTATTGATCAGCGAAGTGATCCGCTCATCATTGCGCGGGCGTGTCGCTTCCACCATACAGAGCGGCTACGCGGTCGGAAACGCACTATCACTCGCTGTCTTGCCTCTTGTCCTGGCGTTTTATCCGCAGGAATCGGCCTGGCGTATTCTGTTCACTATCGGCGTGATCCCGGCAATCGTTGTCTGGTGGATCCGGCAACGCACGCCAGAATCTGCCGTTTTTCTCACCAATAAGCAGGGTGAAAGCAAAGTGAAAACCTCGACCGTGAAAGTGATTTTCGGTCAGAGTTATCGCCGGATTACCGTTACCGCCACGATATTGTCGACCGGTATTTTCGGCGGCGCTTACATCATGATCACCTGGCTTCCTACTTATCTGCGCATGAGCCTTGGATTGCCCGTCACCTCAATGTCCGGCTACCTGCTCGTCAATATTCTGGGCTCACTGATGGGGCCGTTCATCTGTGGTTATATCAGCGACAAATTTGGGCGCTGGAAAACAATCATGCTGTTTCTGGTTCTACAAGCCTGTGTGGTCAGCATCTACATGTTTATGGCGGTGAATTTGGATATCACCTTAGTGCTTGGCTATTTCCTGGGTGCGTTGCAGGGAGGGTTAGCTTCGTCAACGATGCCTGCATTTTCGGAGCTTTATCCAACCAGTATGCGTGGCGGCGGAGCCGGTTTCTGCGCAAGCTTTGGTCGTGGCTTTGGTTCGCTAATGCCTGCGGCGGTGGGGTTTCTTTCGGGTTGGATTCCTTTAGGGGTTGCCATGGGCGCGTTGGCTATCACTTCTTACGCCATTGCGTTTATTGCCTCGCTGACATTACCGGACAGAACAGGTGCGGATTTGAACAGCCTTAGTGAAGAACACCACGCTGGGCCAGAAAAGCATTTGCAACAAACGGAATGA
- a CDS encoding fumarylacetoacetate hydrolase family protein — MKLANFIYQGKKHYGIVRNNHIVDLFPVMGEKYSSLQDLLDKNALNEIAHFQYCDATIGFDDVQFLPVIDMPGKILCVGMNYQDKRIEFNEKNKAPTIFVRFNDSQTGHNNFIQKPVVSSQFDYEGELAVIIGKECFNVSERASLEYIAGYSCYMDGSVRDWQHSWYTAGKNWPATGAFGPFLVTAEEIPDPQNLAIKTILNGLVVQDDNTRNMVHKIPELISYISTFTRLKAGDVIITGSPGGVGMKRIPQLFLQSGDLIEVEIERVGRLSNRVSA, encoded by the coding sequence ATGAAACTGGCGAATTTTATTTATCAGGGCAAAAAACATTATGGGATTGTTCGCAACAACCATATTGTTGACCTGTTTCCAGTAATGGGAGAAAAATATTCATCCTTGCAGGACTTGCTGGATAAAAATGCGTTGAATGAAATAGCGCACTTTCAATATTGCGATGCGACAATTGGTTTTGACGATGTTCAGTTTCTTCCTGTAATAGATATGCCGGGTAAGATCTTATGTGTTGGAATGAATTACCAAGATAAACGCATCGAGTTTAATGAAAAAAATAAAGCACCCACCATCTTCGTTCGTTTTAATGATTCACAAACCGGACATAATAATTTTATTCAAAAACCAGTAGTCTCTTCTCAATTCGATTATGAAGGCGAACTGGCGGTCATTATCGGTAAAGAGTGTTTTAACGTTTCCGAGAGAGCGTCACTGGAATATATCGCAGGCTACAGTTGTTATATGGATGGTTCTGTCAGGGACTGGCAACATAGCTGGTATACCGCAGGTAAAAACTGGCCGGCAACCGGCGCATTTGGGCCTTTTCTGGTGACGGCTGAGGAGATCCCGGATCCGCAAAATCTGGCGATAAAGACCATTCTTAATGGCCTGGTGGTGCAGGATGATAATACGCGGAATATGGTACATAAAATCCCGGAATTAATTTCCTATATCAGCACCTTTACCCGATTAAAAGCCGGAGATGTCATTATTACAGGATCGCCAGGCGGCGTTGGTATGAAAAGAATTCCACAGCTTTTCTTACAAAGCGGCGATCTTATCGAAGTGGAAATAGAACGTGTCGGTCGATTAAGTAATCGAGTGAGCGCCTGA
- a CDS encoding LysR family transcriptional regulator: MQPQNKEKTLNIMQIKFFCQIARRGSISRAADELFRTQSAVTRAMHDLEAELEVTLYERHYNGMVLTDYGKRLLPRAQTAMDDLHLIPALLAKLTDRTANREQTEPVWLFNTRRLEIFLHLYKMNHTRTVAEKLGITQPAVSAALKVLENGAGIALFRRTPGGIKPTIAADIIYPNISRACNELAHIRDDIAACNGLLTGRVRIGALPLSRSQILPQAIATFQAQHPAITIATNESPYDALLAELRAGDIDFIIGALRHHEPRSDIKSEVLFKEEIIITARADHPLVAAYRQPEDLLQAKWVLPRSQTPARHALEKTFAAIGIPAPVPQVETGDAAMVRGLLLHSDMLAVVSSTQMAYELENNILAVIPVALPNTRRDIGITLRASGLLTPAAEALLHTIRLDTHPATKNE; encoded by the coding sequence ATGCAACCCCAAAATAAAGAAAAAACGCTCAATATCATGCAGATAAAGTTTTTTTGCCAAATTGCCCGCCGTGGCAGCATTTCGCGCGCTGCTGATGAACTGTTCAGAACCCAGTCTGCGGTCACCCGCGCGATGCACGATTTGGAAGCCGAGCTGGAAGTCACTTTGTATGAACGTCATTACAACGGCATGGTATTGACGGATTACGGCAAGCGTTTATTACCCAGAGCGCAAACGGCAATGGACGATTTGCATTTGATTCCCGCCTTACTGGCGAAATTGACTGATCGCACCGCGAACCGTGAGCAAACCGAACCCGTTTGGCTATTTAATACCCGGCGGCTGGAGATTTTCCTCCATCTCTACAAGATGAATCACACCCGCACGGTGGCTGAGAAGTTAGGTATTACGCAACCTGCGGTAAGCGCGGCACTCAAAGTGCTGGAGAATGGGGCAGGGATAGCGCTGTTTCGCCGCACACCCGGCGGAATTAAACCGACCATTGCGGCGGATATTATTTATCCCAACATTAGCCGGGCCTGCAATGAACTGGCGCATATTCGAGATGATATTGCCGCCTGTAACGGTCTGTTGACCGGGCGAGTGCGCATTGGTGCTTTGCCGCTAAGCCGCTCGCAAATCCTGCCTCAGGCGATCGCCACATTTCAGGCGCAACACCCGGCCATTACGATTGCCACCAATGAAAGCCCGTATGATGCGCTGCTCGCTGAGCTTCGTGCAGGTGATATCGATTTCATTATTGGCGCACTTCGCCACCATGAGCCTCGCTCCGACATCAAGAGTGAAGTGCTGTTCAAAGAAGAGATTATTATCACTGCCCGGGCGGACCATCCACTGGTCGCCGCCTACCGACAGCCGGAAGATTTACTGCAGGCGAAATGGGTGTTGCCGCGTTCGCAGACGCCAGCCCGGCATGCGTTGGAAAAAACCTTCGCCGCGATCGGCATCCCAGCGCCGGTACCACAGGTGGAGACTGGCGATGCTGCAATGGTACGCGGGTTGTTGCTTCACTCTGATATGTTGGCGGTGGTTTCTTCCACACAAATGGCCTATGAGCTGGAAAACAATATTTTGGCCGTTATCCCGGTGGCGCTTCCAAATACCCGACGCGATATCGGTATAACGTTGCGGGCTTCCGGGCTATTAACACCAGCCGCCGAAGCATTACTTCACACAATTCGACTGGATACTCATCCAGCAACAAAAAACGAATAA
- a CDS encoding PIG-L deacetylase family protein, with protein MSEKRDTQSGLVVSAHSADFVWRAGGAIALHVQQGYQMHIVCLSYGERGESAKLWRKGNVTEAAVKETRQQEAQHAAELLGATIEFFDLGDYPLRADEKILLRLADVYRRVQPHFVLTHPMQDPYNYDHPLAFNLAMEARIIAQAEGYRPGEKVLEAPPVYCFEPHQPEQCNWKPDVLLNISEVWERKYAAIQCMRGQEHLWEYYTRVALQRGVQAKRNIGITSHKAISHAEGFQSIYPRVTEKLA; from the coding sequence ATGTCAGAGAAGAGAGATACCCAAAGCGGGCTGGTGGTCAGCGCCCATAGCGCGGATTTTGTGTGGCGCGCGGGCGGCGCAATCGCGCTACATGTACAACAAGGTTACCAAATGCATATCGTTTGTCTCTCCTACGGCGAACGTGGCGAATCGGCAAAATTATGGCGCAAAGGCAATGTGACCGAAGCAGCCGTTAAAGAAACACGGCAACAAGAGGCGCAACACGCCGCAGAGCTGCTCGGCGCAACGATCGAATTCTTCGATTTGGGTGATTATCCCTTACGCGCTGATGAAAAAATCTTGCTGCGCCTTGCAGATGTTTATCGCCGTGTACAGCCCCATTTTGTTCTGACCCACCCGATGCAGGATCCCTATAACTACGATCATCCTTTGGCGTTTAATTTGGCGATGGAAGCACGCATCATTGCCCAGGCGGAAGGCTATCGGCCGGGTGAAAAAGTGCTGGAAGCACCGCCGGTTTACTGTTTTGAGCCGCATCAGCCTGAACAATGCAACTGGAAACCCGATGTATTGCTCAATATCAGCGAAGTCTGGGAAAGAAAATATGCCGCCATTCAATGTATGCGCGGGCAAGAGCATCTGTGGGAATACTACACGCGAGTCGCGTTGCAGCGTGGCGTCCAGGCAAAACGCAATATCGGTATCACCAGTCACAAAGCGATAAGCCACGCAGAAGGTTTCCAGAGCATTTATCCCCGAGTGACGGAGAAACTGGCATGA
- a CDS encoding 4-carboxy-4-hydroxy-2-oxoadipate aldolase/oxaloacetate decarboxylase codes for MSLVNKKGVVIRNIPRSTTDVIKSFARAGVATTHEAFHRQGLLDARIRPIQKSVSIAGNAVTVLVTPGDNWMFHVAVEQCQPGDVLVVAATSPCTDGFFGDLLATSLLAHGVRALIADVGVRDTQTLRDMGFSVWSRAVCAQGTVKETLGSVNVPVICGGVLVVPGDMIVADDDGVVAVPHALAAEVLKKAQARAENEETKRQRLAQGELGLDIYGMREKLREKGLCYYDNPGDIEP; via the coding sequence ATGAGTCTGGTGAATAAAAAAGGCGTGGTGATCCGTAATATCCCGCGTAGTACAACGGATGTGATTAAAAGCTTTGCGCGTGCAGGGGTGGCGACTACCCACGAAGCTTTCCACCGACAGGGATTACTGGATGCGCGAATTCGCCCAATACAGAAATCGGTTAGCATCGCGGGAAATGCAGTGACGGTTCTGGTCACTCCCGGAGATAACTGGATGTTCCATGTGGCAGTTGAACAATGTCAGCCGGGCGATGTTCTGGTTGTGGCCGCAACATCTCCCTGTACAGATGGTTTTTTCGGCGATCTTCTGGCGACATCGTTGTTGGCGCATGGCGTGCGCGCCCTGATTGCCGATGTTGGCGTACGTGACACCCAGACACTGCGCGATATGGGATTTTCCGTTTGGTCACGTGCCGTGTGCGCGCAAGGGACGGTAAAAGAGACACTCGGTTCGGTGAATGTGCCTGTCATTTGCGGCGGCGTGCTTGTCGTACCGGGCGATATGATTGTCGCTGATGATGATGGCGTGGTGGCTGTTCCCCATGCACTGGCCGCAGAGGTGCTGAAAAAAGCGCAGGCGCGGGCGGAAAATGAAGAAACAAAACGCCAACGCCTCGCACAGGGTGAGCTGGGTCTGGATATCTATGGCATGCGCGAAAAATTGCGCGAGAAAGGGTTATGCTACTATGACAACCCCGGAGATATAGAGCCCTAA
- a CDS encoding PrpF domain-containing protein: protein MPQRRIPCLLMRGGTSKATCFLHKDLPASTRQRDAVLLSVMGSPDPRQIDGIGGADPLTSKVAIVKPSSHADCDVDYLFAQVKIDQAWVDYGQNCGNILAAVGAFALERNLVALTPPLTPVRVFMENTGQRVIVNVPCDSDGVLYQGNVHIAGVPGSAGGIELFFPSLTTDDPRLAFPTGQKRESILDIDVTCINNGMPVVLLCANALGLQGHEPPELLEQDGALMQKIDAIRLAAGERMGLGEVSQRSVPKVVLLSTSGVANRIITRSFSAQRCHRAIGVFAAISVASALLTPGTLGADFTAPPTTTSITVDLQHPSGVLSIDVALSPEGLLLGCHLLRTARLLFAGEVMIPAHVWP from the coding sequence ATGCCACAGCGAAGAATTCCGTGTTTATTAATGAGAGGTGGGACATCAAAAGCCACTTGTTTCTTACACAAGGATTTACCTGCATCCACAAGACAGCGTGATGCGGTGCTGTTATCCGTGATGGGGTCTCCCGATCCGCGGCAAATCGATGGCATTGGCGGTGCAGACCCCTTAACCAGTAAGGTCGCCATCGTTAAACCTTCATCCCACGCGGACTGCGATGTTGATTATCTTTTTGCGCAAGTCAAAATCGACCAGGCGTGGGTAGATTATGGGCAAAACTGCGGCAATATTTTGGCCGCCGTCGGCGCGTTTGCCCTGGAGCGAAACCTGGTTGCGCTTACGCCGCCATTAACGCCCGTGCGGGTATTTATGGAAAATACCGGGCAGCGGGTCATCGTGAATGTGCCTTGTGATAGCGACGGCGTGCTGTACCAGGGCAATGTTCATATTGCCGGCGTTCCGGGGAGCGCTGGCGGCATTGAACTCTTCTTCCCTTCTCTCACAACAGACGATCCGCGCCTGGCTTTTCCCACTGGGCAAAAGCGCGAAAGTATTCTGGATATCGATGTCACTTGTATTAATAACGGGATGCCAGTGGTGCTTCTTTGCGCTAACGCACTCGGTCTGCAAGGGCATGAGCCACCTGAGTTACTGGAACAAGATGGCGCATTAATGCAAAAAATCGACGCCATTCGTCTCGCCGCGGGTGAGCGAATGGGATTGGGTGAGGTGTCGCAACGGTCAGTGCCTAAAGTTGTGCTGCTCTCAACATCAGGTGTAGCAAACAGAATTATCACTCGCAGTTTTTCCGCACAACGGTGCCACCGCGCAATTGGCGTGTTTGCCGCCATCAGTGTCGCCAGTGCGTTGCTGACGCCAGGCACACTCGGCGCAGATTTTACTGCGCCACCTACGACAACAAGTATTACGGTTGATCTGCAGCACCCTTCCGGGGTGTTGAGCATTGATGTGGCGTTGTCACCTGAAGGATTGCTGCTGGGTTGCCATCTGCTGCGCACCGCACGCTTACTTTTTGCCGGGGAAGTGATGATCCCCGCACATGTCTGGCCCTGA